Within the Pseudomonas putida genome, the region CGGCGCGCAGGGCAGGGGCCGGGCACAGGCGGGTCAGGCGTTCGCCCAAGGCGCGGTTGCCAATCTGGTCGTGGTTTTGTAGGAACAGGACGAACGAACTGGGCTCAAGGTGGCCACTGGGTTCGCCGCGCGGTTGGCCATGGCGGTTGGCCTGGCCCTGGAACACGAAGCCTTCGGACAGGCAGCGGGCCAGCTTCTCGATCGGTTGTTGCTGGTAGTCGGCGTAGTACCCTTCGGTTTCACCCGTGAGCAACACATGCAGGGCATTGTGGCCATCGTCGTTCCATTGGGCGTCGAAGCCCTGTTCCAGCAAGAACGCCTGGTTATGCTCATTCTCCAGCATCAGCCACACCTGCCGGCCAGGCTCCACCGCCGCGCGTACCCGTTGCGCCAGTTCGATGAGGAAGTCGGGCTGGTCGATGGCATGCACGGCATCCAGGCGCAGGCCGTCGCAGCGGTAGTCGCACAGCCACATCAGGGCGTTCTGGATGAAGAACTCACGCACCTCTGGCCGGCGGAAGTCGATGGCTGCGCCCCAGGGCGTCTGCCGGTCTTCACGGAAGAACGGGCTAGCGTACTGGTGCAGGTAGTTGCCGTCCGGGCCGAAGTGGTTATAGACCACATCCACCACCACCATCAGGCCCTGGCCGTGGGCGTCATCGACCAGCGCGCACAATTGCTCAGGGCTGCCGTAGCTGTGCTGCGGCGCGTATGGCAGCACGCCGTCGTAGCCCCAGTTGCGCTCGCCAGGGAACTGCCCGAGTGGCATCAGCTCAACGGCAGTGATGCCCAGCTCGGCCAGGCGAGGCAGGTAACGGCTGACACCCGAGAACCCTTCGAGCACCCCCACATGCAATTCCTGAATGACCGCTTCGTGCCAAGGGCGCCCTTGCCAGGGATGCTGCCAGGCATAGGCCTGGGTATCCACCAATTGGCTTGGACCCTGTACGCCTTCGGGCTGGTAGCGCGAGGCCGGATCGGCCACCTGCAGCTCGCCGTCGATGCGGTAATGGTAACGGTCACCGGGCTGGCACGGGGCAACCCCCGTAAACCAGCCGTTTGCGTCGGGCAGCAGCTCGATCGGCGGCTGCTGCTCCAGTTCCAAGCTCACGCTGCGCGCATCCGGCGCCCATAGGGCGAAGCGCGCCGACGTGGCGTCCAGCATTTGTGCGCCATGCCTGTGCATCTTCGACTCCCCGCTCAGTAGTGGCTCAGCTGTGCCTGTTTGACCAAGTCCTCGTAGAGACGGGCGTAGGGTTCGACCGCCTGGCACCAGTTGAACGGCTGAGTCATCGACAGGCAGCGCATGGCGTTGAGCAGGTTCTTCTTGTCGAACACATAGAAGGCGCGGCTTAGCGCTTCGCGGTAACTGTCCACGGTCGACTCATCGAACAGGAAACCGGTGACGCCATTCTCGATGGTGTCGGCCAGCCCTCCGGTGTTGCGCGCCACGGGCAATGAGCCGAAACGCTGCGCATACATCTGGCTCAAGCCGCAGGGCTCGTAGCGTGACGGCATCAACAGGAAGTCGCTGCCGGCGAACATGCGCCGCGCATCGGTTTCGTTGAAGCCGATGCGCACACCGATGCGGCCGGGGTGACGCAGGGCCAGTTCACGCATGGCTTGCTCTTCTTCAGGCTCGCCACGGCCGATGATTGCAATCTGCCCGCCCTGTTCGACGATGTAGTCGGCCACGCCCAGGGTCAGGTCCAGGCCTTTCTGGAACACCAGCCGCGAGACCACGGCGAACAGCGGCCCTTCGCTTGGGTCGAGTTCGAACAGGCGGCGGACTTCCTCGGCATTGCGCGCCTTGCCATCCCAGTCGTTGATGCTGAAGTTGTGCTGCAAGTGCTTGTCGG harbors:
- the treZ gene encoding malto-oligosyltrehalose trehalohydrolase codes for the protein MHRHGAQMLDATSARFALWAPDARSVSLELEQQPPIELLPDANGWFTGVAPCQPGDRYHYRIDGELQVADPASRYQPEGVQGPSQLVDTQAYAWQHPWQGRPWHEAVIQELHVGVLEGFSGVSRYLPRLAELGITAVELMPLGQFPGERNWGYDGVLPYAPQHSYGSPEQLCALVDDAHGQGLMVVVDVVYNHFGPDGNYLHQYASPFFREDRQTPWGAAIDFRRPEVREFFIQNALMWLCDYRCDGLRLDAVHAIDQPDFLIELAQRVRAAVEPGRQVWLMLENEHNQAFLLEQGFDAQWNDDGHNALHVLLTGETEGYYADYQQQPIEKLARCLSEGFVFQGQANRHGQPRGEPSGHLEPSSFVLFLQNHDQIGNRALGERLTRLCPAPALRAATGLLLLAPMIPLLFMGDEDGSCRPFLFFTDFHDELADAVREGRRGEFAHFTAFADPAQRERIPDPNAEQTFQASRPQRQEVIAGWHGLYQQLLELRRRHVIPHLPGSRALGAEVLGEKALTARWRLGNGDTLRIDLNLASTPQPVDLPPAEHRLFDSSDTTHPDTALSAYSCVVSLLAPGQERP